From the Sulfuriferula nivalis genome, the window CGCTGAGTGCTTGCAGCACATAGACCTGGGCACGAGACAGCAGCGCGTTGTTCAGCTCAAAGCTGGGGTTTTCGGTGGTTGCACCGATGAACGTCACTAGCCCTGATTCTATGAATGGGAGCAGGGCGTCTTGTTGCGATTTATTGAAACGATGAATTTCGTCGATAAACAACAGCGTGTGGCGTTGGCGCTGTTGATTGATGTCGGCCTGCTCCATTGCGCCGCGTATGTCTTTGACACCTGCGAATACGGCAGAAAGCGCGATAAATTCGCAGTCAAAAGCATCGGCAGTCAGGCGCGCCAGTGTGGTTTTGCCCACGCCGGGCGGCCCCCACAATATCATTGAGTGGGGTTTGCCTGAGGCGAAGGCCAGGTTCAGCGGCTTGCCTGCACCGAGCAGGTGGCTTTGCCCGATGACATCTGCGATATGGCGTGGGCGTAGCTGCTCTGCTAACGGGATTTGGCTGGAATTCGTCGCAAATAAATCTTGTGTCACTTGTTGTCCGAGATGACATCGACACCCGCAGGCGGGGTGAAGCTAAAGGTGCTGGCGGGTAACTTGGGGTTGCGTACCAATTGGCTGAGTTTGAGTTGTGTGGTGAGCCCAAAATTGTCGCGGATACGCATTTCCATCAGATTGCTTTGGCTAAAACCCATCTGGATTTGGCTGAAGCTGCTGTCTTTGTCCTTGGGTGTGGCGGTGAGCCAAGTCAGGCCATCGTGCGTGCCTGCTTCGCTGAGCGTGTAGAATTTTTCGATTTCGTTGTTACCCGCAAGCAAGGCGGCTGGGCTGCTGCCTAATGCCTGGTCGAGTTTTTTAATGGTGACCTGCGCTAAATCTACGTCGTAGAGATAGATTTTACTGCCATCGCCGACGATAAGCTGTTCGTACGGTTTGTCATAAGACCAGCGGAATTTACCGGGGCGTGAGAAAGCCATGGTGCCTTGAGTCTGTTGTTTGGCATTGCCGGCTTTGTCTAATACGACCTGGTTAAAGTGTGCCTGGGCTGTTTTGGTTTGCGAGATGAAAGCTTTTAGTTCGGAAACGCCAGTCGCAAAGCTGGTGACAGGGAGTATTGCTAATATCAAACTCAATAAGATTCTATTCACGGTTTTGTCCTATTACCTCTCGGTTACCATTGTGCTGCATAGGTGTGACCAGCCCCGCACTTTCCATCGCTTCGATGAGACGGGCAGCGCGGTTATAGCCTATGCGCAGATGGCGTTGTACGGCGGAAATGGATGGACGACGGGTGCGCAATACTAGTGCGACGGCTTCGTCATACAGTACGTCGGCTTCGGCATCACCTCCCCCGTTCTCGCCACCACCAGCGGCTTCTTTTTCCTCTGGCGTATCTAGGATGC encodes:
- the lolA gene encoding outer membrane lipoprotein chaperone LolA, giving the protein MNRILLSLILAILPVTSFATGVSELKAFISQTKTAQAHFNQVVLDKAGNAKQQTQGTMAFSRPGKFRWSYDKPYEQLIVGDGSKIYLYDVDLAQVTIKKLDQALGSSPAALLAGNNEIEKFYTLSEAGTHDGLTWLTATPKDKDSSFSQIQMGFSQSNLMEMRIRDNFGLTTQLKLSQLVRNPKLPASTFSFTPPAGVDVISDNK